From one Pecten maximus chromosome 8, xPecMax1.1, whole genome shotgun sequence genomic stretch:
- the LOC117332633 gene encoding uncharacterized protein LOC117332633 isoform X1: MINMKISKNACYCRQFQTCKRETKDVKKKYFNTKQRAKAKLDGCRYPATGGGPPPESPSPAEELIIAATGTRPGMKGITNGIDSDTVLPVQPITVTETQREDYTSSDCQATLSCTQCTSTTIQSPVTYELTSTILPTSDACTDINEPTKKKQKTSLASLTEENLMLDNQRLTLEIKRIEEETKKIQMEQQKLAQEKSVLDLKAAYWTFKLQNEFEI, translated from the exons ATGATTAACATGAAAATTTCTAAAAATGCTTGTTATTGTAGACAATTCCAGACATGTAAGAGAGAAACGAAAGAcgtaaaaaagaaatattttaacacCAAACAAAGAG CAAAGGCAAAATTAGATGGATGCCGGTATCCGGCAACTGGTGGTGGACCTCCTCCGGAAAGTCCTTCTCCAGCAGAGGAGCTGATAATTGCTGCCACTGGAACCAGGCCTGGAATGAAAGGCATTACCAATGGAATAGATAGTGATA CAGTATTGCCAGTCCAACCTATAACTGTGACAGAAACTCAAAGGGAAGACTACACCTCATCTGATTGTCAAG CCACATTATCCTGTACACAGTGTACTTCAACCACAATCCAAAGCCCTGTCACTTATGAGCTCACAAGTA CCATATTACCAACATCAGATGCATGCACAGACATTAATGAGCCAACAAAAA agaaacaaaaaacatctcTAGCATCACTTACTGAGGAAAACTTGATGCTAGACAACCAACGATTAACCCTGGAAATTAAGCGCATTGAGGAGGAAACCAAGAAAATACAAATGGAGCAACAGAAATTGGCTCAAGAGAAATCTGTCCTAGACCTGAAAGCAGCCTACTGGACATTCAAATTACAAAAcgaatttgaaatttaa
- the LOC117332633 gene encoding uncharacterized protein LOC117332633 isoform X2, with amino-acid sequence MINMKISKNACYCRQFQTCKRETKDVKKKYFNTKQRAKAKLDGCRYPATGGGPPPESPSPAEELIIAATGTRPGMKGITNGIDSDILPVQPITVTETQREDYTSSDCQATLSCTQCTSTTIQSPVTYELTSTILPTSDACTDINEPTKKKQKTSLASLTEENLMLDNQRLTLEIKRIEEETKKIQMEQQKLAQEKSVLDLKAAYWTFKLQNEFEI; translated from the exons ATGATTAACATGAAAATTTCTAAAAATGCTTGTTATTGTAGACAATTCCAGACATGTAAGAGAGAAACGAAAGAcgtaaaaaagaaatattttaacacCAAACAAAGAG CAAAGGCAAAATTAGATGGATGCCGGTATCCGGCAACTGGTGGTGGACCTCCTCCGGAAAGTCCTTCTCCAGCAGAGGAGCTGATAATTGCTGCCACTGGAACCAGGCCTGGAATGAAAGGCATTACCAATGGAATAGATAGTGATA TATTGCCAGTCCAACCTATAACTGTGACAGAAACTCAAAGGGAAGACTACACCTCATCTGATTGTCAAG CCACATTATCCTGTACACAGTGTACTTCAACCACAATCCAAAGCCCTGTCACTTATGAGCTCACAAGTA CCATATTACCAACATCAGATGCATGCACAGACATTAATGAGCCAACAAAAA agaaacaaaaaacatctcTAGCATCACTTACTGAGGAAAACTTGATGCTAGACAACCAACGATTAACCCTGGAAATTAAGCGCATTGAGGAGGAAACCAAGAAAATACAAATGGAGCAACAGAAATTGGCTCAAGAGAAATCTGTCCTAGACCTGAAAGCAGCCTACTGGACATTCAAATTACAAAAcgaatttgaaatttaa
- the LOC117332634 gene encoding putative nuclease HARBI1, which produces MRITSLNASWPGSVHDSRIWNASALKDQFENGLHDGLLLGDSGYACRKYLMTPFLQPVGRGQERFNRSLCRTRVLIEQTFGVLKARFPCLRFGLRMRPEMAVSTTSACVVLHNIGILRLDVVDVELEHDNQLHIQDQQVLAQPDGKHVRDHITRQYFNN; this is translated from the exons ATGAGGATCACAAGTCTAAATGCGTCATGGCCAGGCAGTGTCCATGATTCACGGATTTGGAACGCTTCAGCCTTAAAAGACCAATTTGAAAATG GATTACATGATGGACTTCTTCTTGGAGATTCTGGATATGCATGCAGGAAGTACTTAATGACTCCGTTTCTCCAGCCTGTAGGCAGAGGTCAAGAACGATTTAACAGGAGCTTGTGCAGAACTAGAGTACTAATAGAACAGACTTTTGGCGTTTTGAAAGCTAGATTTCCATGCTTAAGATTCGGACTCAGGATGAGACCAGAAATGGCAGTTTCTACTACTTCTGCTTGTGTTGTGCTTCACAACATAGGGATCCTCAGGTTGGATGTAGTGGATGTGGAGCTTGAGCATGACAATCAGCTCCACATCCAAGACCAGCAAGTTCTTGCACAACCTGATGGAAAACATGTTCGTGATCACATCACAAGACAGTATTTCAATAATTAA
- the LOC117332162 gene encoding uncharacterized protein LOC117332162 — translation MAERRKRGTAKNADKFCQKEITWKTFDQAIILACESTYYLKFHHYKNVFCYMCNPPTHVSSGVIDQCNTTGMWSPYDAGLERASETPKISPDIIRPRSDISPSGKSPPTSPFQPTFRSIFSVAEYEENLSEMDGERCRKNQVYDYRKNECRNTTCFPGKVLNDTSCIPLLSITNNLRYTISIEFTGHLQGNQTNALDFLATMENGIKLHISKIFGTTEFVLDNFHLLSNFPCESTSADINIETIKLFLYMTVHIEGYVPRFRTENLLLENISDMWNISVDNERVISLTSKTSLRAVMTPSIIEKASFKETCYIQRFSNHRFVPLQTFRSVYVTKVLLCQQIELESDEYDVNTVNMEITIHSLGKTLPFDKFQRSSHGRVRVCVEDVDAISDPVVEYVDPTLPILTLVCNMASLICLFLTFVVYLVNPTLQSIPGINNMCLVFSLFFTQLSFQFGFMAPVDSKFCVVIGIVLHVLWLSVFACMNICSFHMFRVFSGIGRYHALHNKIKTMKKYIMYSFGLPVIIVFVNTVFTLGFNKGQRTGYGVDKCFISSKVSFIVTFLLPIITVCLSNIVFFSITAYKIRNTPRVDSNQDNHRHFGIYVKLFIITGVTWLTTVIEAFFPLSVVSYVTTILNGCQGVFIFIAFIVNKRVYVLLREGYENASRKFSRTTSQPATQTSSVALSASSASSADKD, via the exons AACCTGGAAAACATTCGATCAGGCGATAATATTGGCATGTGAGTCGACTTACTATTTAAAATTCCATCattataaaaatgtgttttgttaCATGTGCAATCCACCTACGCATGTGTCTTCTGGGGTCATTGACCAATGCAATACGACCGGCATGTGGTCTCCTTATGACGCGGGTTTGGAACGCGCGT CCGAAACCCCGAAAATATCGCCAGACATAATTCGTCCTAGATCTGATATATCGCCGAGCGGTAAATCTCCTCCTACTTCTCCGTTCCAGCCGACATTCCGCTCCATATTTTCAGTTGCCGAATACGAGGAAAATCTGTCAGAAATGGACGGTGAGAGATGTCGCAAAAATCAAGTTTACGACTACCGGAag AACGAATGTCGAAACACAACCTGTTTCCCTGGCAAAGTTCTAAACGATACCAGTTGTATCCCGTTATTATCTATAACAAACAATCTAAGATACACGATCTCCATAGAGTTCACTGGTCATCTCCAAGGAAACCAAACAAATGCGCTAGATTTTCTCGCAACCATGGAAAACGGGATAAAACTTcacatttctaaaatatttggCACAACAGAATTTGTGTTAGATAATTTCCATCTTTTGTCTAATTTTCCGTGTGAATCGACATCAGCTGATATCAACATAGAAACCATCAAACTGTTTCTTTACATGACAGTCCATATAGAGGGATATGTTCCACGTTTTCGGACGGAAAATTTATTGTTagaaaatatttctgatatgtGGAATATATCTGTAGATAATGAAAGAGTCATCAGTCTTACTTCCAAAACGAGCTTGAGAGCTGTGATGACACCATCCATAATAGAGAAAGCATCCTTCAAAGAAACGTGTTACATTCAAAGGTTTTCCAATCACCGCTTTGTCCCTCTGCAGACGTTTAGGTCAGTCTACGTTACCAAAGTTCTTTTATGTCAACAAATCGAACTCGAAAGTGACGAATATGACGTCAACACGGTCAATATGGAAATAACAATTCACAGCCTCGGAAAGACTCTCCCGTTTGACAAATTCCAAAGATCTTCTCACGGTAGAGTTCGCGTCTGTGTGGAAGACGTTGACGCCATCTCAGATCCAGTGGTGGAATATGTAGACCCGACACTTCCGATACTAACTCTTGTCTGTAATATGGCTTCGTTGATTTGTCTGTTTCTTACGTTTGTTGTCTATCTGGTCAATCCGACCCTTCAGTCAATACCAGGCATTAATAACATGTGTCTGGTGTTTTCTTTGTTCTTCACCCAACTTTCCTTCCAGTTTGGGTTCATGGCTCCGGTAGATTCCAAATTTTGTGTGGTCATTGGTATAGTTTTACATGTCTTATGGTTGTCCGTGTTTGCTTGTATGAATATTTGTTCGTTTCATATGTTCAGGGTTTTTAGCGGAATAGGTAGGTATCACGCTTTacataacaaaatcaaaacgatgaaaaaatatataatgtattcattTGGACTTCCGGTTATCATTGTATTTGTGAATACTGTTTTCACTCTTGGCTTCAACAAAGGGCAGAGAACTGGTTACGGAGTTGACAAATGTTTCATATCAAGTAAAGTATCATTCATAGTTACATTTTTGCTTCCAATAATCACagtttgtttatcaaatatagTTTTCTTTTCAATTACAGCATATAAAATACGTAATACGCCGCGTGTCGATAGTAACCAGGACAATCACCGCCATTTTGGAATATACGTCAAATTGTTCATCATAACTGGTGTCACGTGGTTAACAACGGTGATTGAAGCATTTTTTCCTCTGTCTGTAGTTTCCTATGTAACGACGATTTTGAATGGTTGTCAGGGAGTGTTCATTTTCATTGCGTTTATTGTCAATAAAAGAGTGTATGTCTTGCTTAGAGAAGGCTATGAAAACGCCAGTCGTAAATTCAGTAGAACCACCTCCCAACCGGCAACGCAGACCAGCAGTGTCGCTCTTAGTGCGTCGTCTGCTTCGTCTGCAGATAAAGATTag